One stretch of Cedecea neteri DNA includes these proteins:
- the dpdJ gene encoding protein DpdJ encodes MAEVELSLLHRVLDALEEQENALLVWGDTGGFFNLEELLEIIGRIAPDDDPEEVLEGLLDTGMLIQAPHISGRPVWRTRMGETVHLLRNLRQWMFNKSLEESKTLVSDYRFIRRPRRYPQRVAEPEALIVDWKTRLKLSPRMCEIMRQALASAKPFRLAKFQARSTERIIQHWRMHQGNSKTASATIVCAGTGSGKTLSFYLPALTSLADEICRNPARKVRILAIYPRTELLKDQFAETFAQCRKLDGYMQANAGRKIRIAAFFGDTPVKAEWSRKDVKGKSGLPFGLMKCQQPHPQDPQQQCGGALEWRRDDIFSLHEVLTCTQCHHQLDDSEILLTRSTQQAKSNGPDILFTTTEMLNLQMNSGWSNHLFGVGEGQGPTLVLLDEVHTYSGTTGAQTALLLRRWMQRTDCLPHFVGLSATLADAQHFFANLVGAPEEEVALIEPEPDDMIEEGAEYLLALRGDPVSETALLSTTIQATMLMSRMLDCDADKSRGTWGTKTFIFTDTLDGNNRLYHDLSDAEGWETTIPPRIDHAPLAALRNPYDFKSDERSKTELGQNWKAAMDIGHDLSQHKVISRTSSQDSGVNAQADVVVATSSLEVGYNDPLVGAVLQHKAPNDVASYLQRKGRAGRPRGMRPWMLVVLSEFGRDRVAFQRYEGLMSPEIKRQGLPLGNQHVQKMQAAMATLDWISKTGSFKDVCGMLRKPERNSQKFKRYYTPLITLIEEVLKGGRKQNELIRYLQDALQLPENAIQSILWSPPRSIMLEFLPTILRNLKSHWAVNGVEWAALRAPQADGDDEQYKTTSPAPEFIPQNLFSELNLPELDIRLMRGRDNVEQWETLSFWQGMREFAPGRLSKRYAIRSNSSTDWLVPETYVPVATDGRQYVDFPVAEAFGDSYQEECTVEHQGKMITVIKPAKVLTTRADIRKLTDKSNAQLQWTLSLINPHVAHPDSVPKGAWKGTLYDVTFFNHQHMTPLELVRFSTASQASIRFQNRDRAHVEFSWVKEGEKVGVGSRQWVDAMRLRFRLPNENVLSLLQQDDILRGLRPVYFQHKVRQLPEFEFDSFKADWVIECFMTLLAETLAAGSSVSVVSALRVMGTAQGMDRLVDIPASLFQPDANNVNGGDQVLQLNLRELLIRPEIQQSLLDCADALWKPVAELEGFVDWARQVLADTLAAGVQQTLSTHLPDVDERAVVTDSLWSKDSRTGEEILEIWLCEIESGGSGILIRLQQKWAEDPVTFLNVLVRNLSASDYEQIDYDLRMVLALLQTDETLRQAVRDVREASNMDARREANKNLHLQLSRRGFRLSHSFTTVLYSRLLRAGSGDDTDDQLHQLLTEWTSLEAQSGVEFTLNTMAHALAVKARGADSEAAVIFGLQCRNQNLLWPRGYTIRQAELGFYNMFCSRAVVTERLLAGALFSERIEKLSLDRPDWLALLHVALRKNGRAELILPREQLSLVHQVITTVQIEAVDHLGLLLYPRLGEVRREQDQLILRIELAEMVQ; translated from the coding sequence ATGGCGGAAGTCGAATTATCTCTGCTGCATCGCGTGCTGGATGCGCTGGAAGAGCAGGAAAATGCGTTGCTGGTATGGGGTGATACCGGCGGTTTTTTTAATCTCGAGGAACTGCTGGAGATTATTGGTCGGATAGCGCCTGATGACGATCCTGAAGAGGTGCTGGAAGGTTTACTTGATACCGGCATGCTGATTCAGGCGCCCCATATTAGCGGCCGGCCGGTCTGGCGCACCCGCATGGGGGAAACAGTACATCTTCTGCGTAACCTACGTCAGTGGATGTTCAATAAGTCGCTGGAAGAGAGTAAAACGTTGGTCTCTGACTATCGTTTTATTCGCCGTCCGCGCAGATATCCGCAGCGCGTTGCTGAACCGGAAGCGTTGATTGTCGACTGGAAGACGCGGCTGAAACTGAGCCCGCGTATGTGTGAGATCATGCGGCAGGCGCTGGCATCCGCGAAGCCGTTTCGGCTGGCGAAGTTCCAGGCGCGTTCAACCGAGCGCATCATCCAGCACTGGCGCATGCATCAGGGCAACAGCAAAACCGCCAGCGCGACCATCGTCTGTGCCGGTACGGGGAGTGGTAAAACCCTGTCGTTCTATCTTCCTGCACTCACCAGCCTTGCAGATGAGATCTGCCGTAATCCTGCGCGAAAGGTGCGTATTCTAGCGATCTACCCGCGCACAGAGTTGCTTAAAGATCAGTTCGCTGAGACGTTTGCCCAGTGCCGTAAGCTGGATGGATACATGCAGGCCAATGCGGGGCGCAAAATCCGTATTGCCGCATTCTTCGGCGATACGCCAGTAAAGGCGGAGTGGAGTAGAAAAGACGTCAAAGGCAAATCAGGCCTGCCCTTCGGGCTGATGAAATGCCAGCAGCCCCATCCGCAAGACCCGCAGCAGCAATGCGGTGGCGCACTGGAATGGCGACGCGATGATATCTTCTCTCTTCATGAAGTGCTGACCTGTACCCAGTGCCATCATCAACTGGATGACAGCGAGATCCTGCTCACTCGCAGTACCCAACAGGCCAAAAGCAACGGGCCAGATATTCTGTTTACCACCACGGAAATGCTCAACCTTCAGATGAACTCCGGCTGGAGCAACCATCTGTTTGGCGTGGGGGAAGGTCAAGGGCCGACGCTGGTCCTGCTGGATGAAGTTCATACCTATAGCGGCACGACCGGAGCGCAAACGGCGCTGTTGTTACGCCGCTGGATGCAGCGTACGGACTGCCTCCCGCACTTCGTGGGGCTATCCGCTACCCTGGCGGATGCTCAGCATTTCTTCGCGAATCTGGTGGGGGCGCCCGAAGAAGAGGTGGCCCTTATCGAACCTGAACCGGATGACATGATCGAAGAGGGGGCCGAGTACCTGCTGGCGCTGCGCGGCGATCCGGTATCTGAAACGGCGTTATTGTCAACCACTATTCAGGCCACGATGCTGATGTCTCGTATGCTGGACTGCGATGCCGATAAATCCAGAGGCACGTGGGGCACGAAAACCTTTATTTTTACCGATACCCTCGACGGTAATAACCGCCTCTATCACGACCTTAGCGATGCGGAAGGCTGGGAAACGACGATCCCTCCACGTATCGATCACGCCCCGCTGGCGGCGCTGCGTAACCCGTATGATTTCAAAAGCGATGAACGTTCAAAGACCGAACTGGGGCAGAACTGGAAAGCGGCGATGGATATCGGCCACGACCTCTCTCAGCACAAGGTAATTTCACGTACGTCGAGCCAGGACTCCGGGGTCAATGCGCAGGCGGATGTAGTGGTCGCCACTTCATCGCTGGAAGTGGGGTATAACGATCCTCTGGTCGGTGCTGTTTTGCAGCATAAGGCGCCGAACGATGTAGCCTCTTATCTGCAGCGCAAAGGGCGTGCCGGTCGCCCACGCGGCATGCGTCCGTGGATGCTGGTGGTGCTTTCTGAATTTGGCCGCGACCGGGTCGCATTCCAGCGCTACGAAGGGTTGATGAGTCCCGAGATTAAACGCCAGGGGCTGCCGCTGGGTAACCAGCATGTACAGAAAATGCAGGCGGCGATGGCGACGCTCGACTGGATTAGCAAGACCGGGTCATTCAAGGATGTCTGCGGCATGCTCAGAAAACCGGAGCGCAACTCGCAGAAATTTAAACGTTATTACACCCCGTTGATTACCCTCATTGAAGAGGTGCTAAAGGGGGGCAGAAAGCAGAATGAACTGATTCGCTATCTGCAGGATGCGCTACAGTTGCCCGAAAATGCTATTCAGAGCATTCTCTGGAGCCCACCGCGTTCGATTATGCTGGAGTTTCTCCCGACCATTTTACGCAACCTGAAGTCACACTGGGCGGTGAATGGCGTTGAGTGGGCGGCCCTGCGTGCACCACAGGCAGATGGCGACGATGAGCAGTATAAAACGACCTCTCCCGCGCCGGAATTTATTCCGCAAAACCTGTTTAGTGAACTGAATCTGCCGGAACTGGATATTCGTCTGATGCGCGGCCGCGATAATGTTGAACAGTGGGAAACGCTCTCTTTCTGGCAAGGAATGCGAGAGTTTGCCCCGGGACGACTGTCAAAGCGGTATGCGATTAGATCAAACAGCAGTACAGACTGGCTGGTGCCTGAAACCTATGTGCCGGTGGCGACCGATGGCCGTCAGTACGTGGATTTCCCGGTAGCGGAGGCGTTTGGCGATAGCTATCAGGAAGAGTGTACGGTGGAACACCAGGGGAAGATGATCACGGTCATTAAACCCGCGAAGGTGCTGACGACACGTGCGGATATCCGCAAACTGACGGATAAAAGTAACGCTCAGTTGCAGTGGACGTTGAGCTTAATTAACCCCCATGTTGCCCATCCGGATAGTGTACCCAAAGGTGCTTGGAAAGGCACGCTCTATGATGTTACCTTTTTCAACCATCAACATATGACTCCGCTGGAGCTCGTGCGTTTTTCCACGGCATCGCAGGCATCGATACGCTTTCAGAATCGCGATCGGGCCCACGTTGAATTTAGCTGGGTGAAAGAGGGGGAAAAGGTCGGGGTAGGCAGTCGACAGTGGGTCGACGCCATGCGCCTGCGTTTTCGCCTCCCGAATGAAAATGTCCTGAGCTTGCTACAGCAGGACGATATTCTGCGTGGCCTGCGGCCGGTTTATTTCCAGCATAAAGTCAGACAACTTCCGGAATTTGAGTTCGACAGTTTTAAAGCTGATTGGGTGATTGAATGCTTTATGACGCTGCTGGCCGAAACGCTGGCGGCGGGGAGCAGTGTCTCCGTTGTCTCAGCGCTGCGAGTCATGGGGACAGCGCAAGGGATGGACAGGCTCGTCGATATTCCCGCGAGCCTGTTCCAACCTGATGCCAACAATGTCAACGGTGGCGATCAGGTGCTGCAGCTTAACCTACGTGAACTACTGATTCGTCCTGAGATCCAGCAGTCGCTGCTCGATTGCGCCGACGCGCTATGGAAGCCGGTAGCCGAGCTCGAGGGCTTTGTTGACTGGGCGCGCCAGGTGCTGGCGGATACTCTGGCCGCCGGTGTCCAACAGACGTTGAGCACACACCTTCCGGACGTTGATGAACGCGCGGTGGTGACCGATTCCCTCTGGTCGAAAGATTCTCGAACCGGGGAAGAAATACTGGAAATCTGGCTCTGTGAAATTGAATCAGGTGGCAGTGGGATTCTGATCCGGCTGCAGCAAAAATGGGCGGAAGATCCCGTCACCTTCCTGAATGTATTGGTGCGAAATCTCTCTGCCAGTGACTATGAGCAGATCGACTATGACCTGCGCATGGTGCTGGCGCTGCTACAAACCGATGAGACGTTGCGGCAGGCAGTAAGGGACGTGCGCGAGGCCAGTAATATGGACGCACGTCGAGAGGCGAATAAAAATCTGCATCTGCAGCTTTCACGCCGCGGTTTTCGCCTGTCCCATAGCTTCACTACGGTACTGTATTCGCGTCTGCTGCGAGCTGGCAGCGGGGATGACACTGATGACCAACTTCACCAACTGCTGACGGAGTGGACCTCGCTTGAGGCGCAGTCTGGCGTTGAATTTACGCTGAATACGATGGCGCACGCGCTGGCCGTTAAGGCCCGAGGGGCGGATTCAGAAGCGGCGGTTATCTTTGGCTTGCAGTGCCGGAATCAGAATTTACTCTGGCCGCGTGGGTACACGATTCGTCAGGCTGAGCTTGGTTTCTATAATATGTTCTGCTCGCGTGCCGTGGTGACTGAACGCCTGTTGGCGGGGGCGCTGTTCAGCGAGCGCATTGAAAAGCTATCTCTCGATCGGCCCGACTGGTTAGCATTGTTACATGTCGCGCTGCGTAAAAACGGGCGTGCAGAGCTTATTCTGCCTCGCGAGCAGCTTAGCCTGGTCCATCAAGTGATAACGACGGTGCAGATTGAAGCCGTCGATCATCTGGGCCTTTTGCTGTATCCGCGCTTGGGTGAGGTTCGACGTGAGCAGGATCAGTTGATATTACGTATTGAACTCGCGGAGATGGTGCAATGA
- the dpdH gene encoding protein DpdH: MMEYWPSSQNIIDCIRTEAEELAEHTLLAVHQPVRLLRMDKDGNRQGYGKEEDLLNHFLVTPRPIPIVGKAGVGKSHIIRWLDAKLRLRPEYKNNQWHIVRIPKSASLREVLTLMLKGLEGQIFDEAREDINKVSEKRTPREIAEWLLMLMGQELRNLHERNKLDMEALKKRMQGCSPEQQHMMKPEAVRLQKIHVHAEDKALATLINDAYFKQFLLKDEHCLFRLASRLTNGANSNDLDEGEQQLQASDLDFSFNINDLSLPARQYIQKSRLNTHEDGRKDASVILNLVLGKATQALFNQLFNFRGRSFSDLFTQIREALHEKQMTLMVLVEDMSLITAIEDVLIDSLEREGIRDGKAVLCPVCSAIAVTDGYQGYARRRQGMLDRAKGEWVIEEVGGGREETRQRIVDFCGRYINAARFGSEALLQRWESTKDKSHWPPDWEATADGDEMVEVFGRSNQGFSLFPFNARAIHALAESFCRDDRNELKFNPRQIINQLLLRVLQHCRRDAEEGHFPPARLADIAAPAGLRSWLFRQGLADVERAESMVALWGYPASSGPTLSSALPPDIARTFDLGDLAQVLENTKSEPVGEAPPEPPSVHKQEVKEDVKKKKVVVEKPNPAAQAVPEDKDTLAIRELDAAVGDWMLKGVTLDRDSARFIRATLAYFFDKRAVFSWAGTSTRPTLYAGNTGFVNIELPEAQGNRGVHVVQFIPQSEYEKRSVILTDAAMALARFGYYRETKGKTEDWSYPQGKEDYLVIQSFCDRWVSYALAELVKHKRSDLPMLLGEHLKLARSLGMKTNGGVTEVLGRLLQKSAVLKKQFRTGLTPSIIELRKDALTRWDEAQTNWLSLVALNDHALEGDVLHTTLQTAMKAKPDGSLASVVKKSLSEIRSEVSAAELFADCENADDFADLISSMTQQVKSLADSGDYPADMTPDSLTLMDALTGLTEGGVWLTITKLRGVTLSEDTQRQWQLLCELDGTLITRLMIAMQYWQLMYKRVSGAIAAYNNSHGGHRINECRAQIDTTLQELDLVLEELQQAAGKHDDNA; encoded by the coding sequence ATGATGGAATACTGGCCCTCCTCGCAAAATATTATCGACTGTATCCGCACCGAGGCGGAAGAGTTGGCGGAACATACGCTGCTGGCCGTGCACCAGCCGGTTCGCCTGCTGCGCATGGATAAAGACGGCAACAGGCAAGGGTACGGTAAGGAAGAGGATCTGCTAAACCATTTCCTCGTCACCCCGCGCCCCATCCCTATTGTAGGCAAGGCCGGCGTCGGCAAGTCGCATATTATTCGCTGGCTCGACGCCAAGTTGCGCCTGCGTCCGGAATATAAAAATAACCAATGGCATATTGTGCGTATTCCCAAAAGCGCCAGCCTGCGCGAAGTGCTGACGCTGATGCTCAAAGGGTTGGAAGGGCAGATTTTTGATGAAGCCCGGGAAGACATCAATAAAGTATCGGAAAAGCGCACGCCTCGCGAGATTGCCGAGTGGCTGCTGATGCTGATGGGCCAGGAGTTGCGTAACCTCCACGAGCGCAACAAGCTGGATATGGAAGCACTCAAAAAGCGGATGCAAGGCTGTTCGCCAGAGCAGCAGCATATGATGAAGCCGGAAGCGGTCCGCCTGCAAAAAATCCACGTTCATGCGGAAGATAAAGCGCTGGCGACGCTGATCAACGACGCCTATTTCAAACAGTTTTTGCTAAAAGACGAGCACTGCCTGTTCCGTCTGGCCAGCCGTCTGACTAATGGCGCAAACAGCAACGATCTGGACGAAGGGGAGCAGCAGCTTCAGGCCAGTGATCTAGACTTCAGCTTTAATATCAATGATTTAAGCTTACCGGCGCGTCAGTACATCCAGAAAAGCCGCCTCAACACCCATGAGGATGGGCGTAAAGATGCTTCGGTGATCCTGAATCTGGTGCTGGGAAAAGCGACGCAGGCGCTATTCAACCAGCTCTTCAACTTCCGGGGACGCAGCTTTTCCGATCTGTTCACCCAAATCCGTGAAGCGCTGCATGAAAAACAGATGACGCTGATGGTGTTGGTTGAGGATATGTCGCTGATCACGGCCATTGAAGATGTGCTGATCGACAGCCTGGAGAGGGAAGGTATCCGTGACGGTAAAGCGGTGCTCTGCCCGGTATGTTCCGCGATTGCGGTTACCGACGGTTATCAGGGGTATGCTCGCCGTCGTCAGGGGATGCTGGACCGCGCAAAAGGCGAGTGGGTGATTGAAGAAGTGGGGGGCGGTCGCGAAGAGACCCGGCAGCGCATCGTTGATTTTTGCGGTCGCTATATCAACGCTGCCCGTTTTGGTAGTGAAGCCTTACTGCAGCGTTGGGAAAGTACAAAGGATAAATCGCACTGGCCGCCAGACTGGGAAGCAACCGCCGATGGCGATGAAATGGTTGAAGTTTTTGGCCGCAGTAACCAGGGGTTCTCGCTATTCCCCTTCAATGCTCGCGCGATTCACGCGCTGGCGGAAAGCTTCTGCCGCGACGATCGCAATGAATTGAAATTCAACCCCCGGCAGATCATCAACCAGTTGCTGCTGCGAGTGCTGCAGCATTGTCGCCGTGACGCCGAAGAGGGGCATTTCCCGCCGGCACGTCTGGCCGATATTGCCGCTCCTGCTGGTCTGCGAAGCTGGCTCTTCCGTCAGGGCCTGGCGGACGTTGAACGCGCGGAGTCCATGGTCGCGCTGTGGGGATACCCGGCGAGTTCCGGGCCGACCTTGAGCAGCGCGCTGCCGCCTGATATCGCCCGTACTTTTGATCTCGGCGATCTGGCTCAGGTGTTGGAAAACACCAAGAGTGAGCCTGTAGGGGAAGCGCCGCCTGAACCACCAAGCGTCCATAAACAAGAAGTTAAAGAAGACGTTAAGAAAAAGAAAGTCGTCGTCGAGAAGCCGAACCCTGCGGCACAAGCGGTACCCGAGGATAAAGACACGTTAGCGATCAGGGAACTGGATGCCGCCGTGGGCGACTGGATGCTCAAAGGGGTCACGCTGGATCGCGATTCCGCGCGATTTATCCGCGCGACCTTAGCTTATTTCTTTGATAAACGGGCCGTTTTCTCCTGGGCGGGGACAAGCACACGACCAACGCTGTATGCCGGTAATACGGGGTTTGTGAATATAGAACTGCCTGAAGCGCAGGGTAACCGCGGTGTACACGTGGTGCAATTTATCCCACAGTCGGAATACGAAAAGCGTTCCGTGATCCTGACGGATGCCGCAATGGCGCTGGCCCGCTTTGGTTACTACCGGGAAACGAAGGGGAAAACCGAAGACTGGAGCTATCCGCAGGGTAAAGAGGACTATTTGGTTATCCAGAGCTTCTGCGATCGCTGGGTTAGCTATGCGCTGGCGGAGTTGGTTAAGCATAAGCGCAGCGATCTGCCGATGCTGCTGGGCGAACACCTAAAGCTGGCTCGCTCGCTGGGAATGAAAACCAACGGTGGGGTGACCGAGGTGTTGGGACGACTGCTGCAAAAAAGCGCCGTGCTGAAAAAACAGTTCCGCACCGGCCTGACGCCATCGATTATCGAACTCCGTAAGGACGCCCTCACGCGCTGGGATGAAGCTCAGACCAACTGGCTGTCGCTGGTGGCGCTAAACGATCATGCGCTGGAAGGTGATGTGTTGCACACCACACTGCAAACGGCGATGAAAGCGAAACCGGACGGCAGCCTGGCGTCGGTCGTGAAAAAGTCACTGTCTGAAATTCGTTCAGAGGTGAGCGCGGCCGAGCTATTCGCGGACTGTGAAAACGCGGATGATTTTGCTGACCTCATCAGCAGTATGACCCAGCAAGTGAAGTCGCTGGCGGACAGCGGTGACTATCCCGCCGATATGACACCTGACAGTCTCACCCTGATGGACGCCCTTACCGGGCTTACCGAAGGCGGCGTATGGCTGACCATTACTAAATTGCGAGGCGTTACGCTATCTGAAGATACGCAACGTCAATGGCAGTTACTTTGTGAACTGGACGGTACTTTAATTACCCGACTAATGATCGCGATGCAGTACTGGCAACTGATGTATAAACGGGTATCCGGCGCGATCGCCGCCTACAACAATAGCCACGGCGGGCATCGGATTAACGAATGTCGGGCTCAGATTGACACCACGCTGCAGGAACTCGATCTGGTTCTGGAGGAGTTGCAGCAGGCAGCAGGGAAACATGATGACAACGCTTAA
- the dpdI gene encoding protein DpdI: protein MMTTLKTQLAGLLEQYQLKEQLQSMQDVYEQYRAIRDRLQDVADPLQKVCAQLKVLKTLPELQEQLDFQENAATFFGIRAELQALTASFKSSGERIEQNGLGELLVRLSGVHDRISEKVVQAWAVFVAELEARAVLAPVFLEQQKTLGNTMAYTNYRNALDNFNRQKTSAPDSQAVVKKLQGYCDEMVELKKGMEFNAPDDVLRFFDALDKQHQASLALLTPEVLSWLKEKALLQSFNVTRKRMM from the coding sequence ATGATGACAACGCTTAAGACACAGCTTGCCGGGTTACTGGAGCAGTACCAGTTAAAAGAGCAACTGCAATCCATGCAGGATGTTTACGAACAGTACCGAGCTATCCGCGATAGGTTGCAGGATGTCGCCGACCCGCTGCAGAAAGTCTGCGCTCAGCTGAAGGTGCTGAAAACACTGCCAGAATTGCAGGAGCAGCTTGATTTCCAGGAGAACGCTGCGACATTTTTTGGCATTCGAGCCGAACTACAGGCCTTAACCGCAAGCTTCAAATCGAGCGGAGAGCGCATCGAACAGAACGGTCTGGGCGAACTGCTGGTTCGCCTGTCGGGCGTGCATGACCGTATCAGCGAGAAAGTCGTGCAGGCCTGGGCGGTTTTTGTGGCGGAACTGGAAGCGCGCGCGGTACTCGCGCCCGTATTTCTTGAGCAGCAGAAAACGCTTGGCAACACCATGGCGTACACCAACTACCGTAACGCTCTTGATAACTTTAATCGCCAGAAGACCAGCGCGCCGGATAGCCAGGCGGTTGTCAAAAAGCTGCAGGGGTACTGCGACGAGATGGTTGAACTGAAAAAGGGGATGGAATTCAACGCTCCTGATGATGTTCTGCGATTCTTCGATGCCCTCGATAAACAACACCAGGCCTCACTGGCGCTGCTGACGCCAGAGGTACTGTCCTGGTTAAAAGAAAAAGCGCTGCTCCAGTCCTTCAACGTTACCCGTAAGAGAATGATGTGA
- the dpdK gene encoding phospholipase D-like domain-containing protein DpdK: protein MTTKANQRQIFLHGATGQRVLREVLSAQLVGLILQPEPIWLVSPWVSNFMLLDNRAGSWDSIEPAWGGREVDFIELLASAINNGAQLSLVTRDLPQNRSFMKGLENRLNSHAEYRLELRDQLHTKGLLTSHFFLKGSMNFTWSGVNRNEEYVELSCDPHMIGEAITAFESQYHFSGSQEAF from the coding sequence ATGACAACGAAAGCCAACCAGCGCCAGATTTTCCTCCACGGCGCGACCGGGCAGCGAGTCCTTAGAGAGGTGCTGAGCGCGCAGCTGGTGGGATTGATTCTGCAGCCTGAACCTATCTGGCTGGTATCTCCCTGGGTAAGCAACTTTATGCTTTTGGATAATCGCGCCGGAAGCTGGGATAGCATTGAACCGGCCTGGGGAGGGCGCGAGGTCGACTTTATAGAGTTGCTGGCCAGCGCCATCAACAACGGGGCGCAACTGTCGTTGGTGACGCGCGATTTACCGCAAAACCGCAGCTTTATGAAAGGGCTGGAAAATCGGCTTAATAGCCATGCGGAATACCGTCTGGAACTACGCGATCAACTGCATACCAAAGGGTTGTTAACGTCGCATTTCTTCCTGAAGGGCTCCATGAATTTTACGTGGAGCGGCGTCAATCGAAACGAAGAGTATGTCGAACTGAGCTGCGATCCGCATATGATCGGCGAGGCGATAACGGCATTCGAAAGTCAGTATCATTTTAGTGGATCACAGGAAGCGTTCTGA
- the dpdG gene encoding protein DpdG, which yields MAITNNTGAGSQIRLLCMIDRVLNRRMGEPIAKTALVDLLRPEMLPGSTGARKRLPAEISFWAKEGLWKVEKAGLSQQSPLCSERDLPSRVLRTLISSVETEPLLSGTRGQPFLMSVTSVLAQDKYTLRGNEPLTKDAVPTAVGPMLHNQMAGVGWRYLNSTNEAEPFLDYAYFLGFTEPYLDGWVMDPTRAIEGVLDNLQLASATPIQQFLDRLAEHLPMLDRGKYRELVEPMIIAENWQPLEGRIISASLSQALLRLELTMQLTFNTLSDDPYDWILQDTNGSQRRISTVSVGEARK from the coding sequence GTGGCAATCACAAACAACACCGGTGCAGGAAGTCAGATCCGTCTGCTGTGTATGATCGATCGTGTGTTGAACAGACGAATGGGGGAGCCGATCGCTAAGACGGCATTGGTCGATCTGCTAAGGCCGGAGATGCTACCTGGGTCCACCGGGGCCAGAAAAAGGTTGCCGGCTGAAATTTCGTTCTGGGCTAAAGAGGGGCTGTGGAAGGTGGAAAAAGCCGGCCTTAGCCAGCAGTCGCCGCTGTGCAGCGAACGCGACCTGCCCAGTCGTGTGCTGCGCACCTTGATCAGCTCCGTAGAAACGGAACCGCTGCTGAGTGGAACCCGCGGCCAGCCATTTTTAATGAGCGTGACCTCAGTGCTGGCGCAGGATAAATATACCCTGCGCGGTAATGAGCCATTGACCAAAGATGCTGTACCGACGGCTGTTGGGCCAATGCTCCATAATCAAATGGCCGGCGTGGGTTGGCGCTATCTGAATTCCACTAACGAAGCGGAGCCGTTCCTCGACTACGCCTACTTCCTCGGTTTTACCGAACCGTATCTGGATGGCTGGGTGATGGACCCTACGCGTGCGATTGAAGGTGTGCTGGACAACCTACAACTGGCCTCGGCCACGCCAATTCAGCAGTTCCTTGATCGGCTGGCGGAGCATTTACCGATGCTGGACCGAGGAAAATACCGTGAGCTCGTGGAGCCGATGATTATCGCCGAAAACTGGCAGCCGCTGGAGGGGCGTATTATTAGCGCTTCGCTGAGTCAGGCGTTACTGCGCCTTGAACTGACCATGCAGTTAACTTTCAACACCCTATCTGATGATCCTTATGACTGGATACTGCAGGACACGAACGGCTCTCAGCGCCGTATTAGTACCGTTAGCGTCGGGGAGGCACGAAAATGA